The Armatimonadota bacterium genome includes a window with the following:
- a CDS encoding carotenoid 1,2-hydratase: MLPRLLTAALAALWLTATATAGAEKGFALALEPRPFVFPRDHGAHPEFRTEWWYYTGVLRETSGRLYGYQLTFFRVGLVPELKGRSSRWATRDVLFAHFALTDVRAGRFRYAERTGRPVLGLAGFSTSSLDVFIRDWSARMDGRRMRLKASFDDATLDVTLTPERPPVLNGERGLSRKGPGKGNANYYYSIPRLKTVGTLRQGGRAIRLAGMTWMDHEWGTSELAPNQKGWDWFSLRLSDGRDLMLYVLRDEKGRPTSYSSGMLVEPSGQTRRLAPRDFRIRALSWWTSPRSKGRYPSGWEISIPKADLSLRVEPLVKDQELITTGTTGVTYWEGIVRAGGTSRGRSVSGEGYVELTGYAPGSRISPGSGR; the protein is encoded by the coding sequence TTGCTGCCCCGACTCTTAACCGCGGCCCTTGCGGCACTGTGGCTGACTGCGACTGCCACGGCGGGGGCTGAAAAGGGATTTGCCCTGGCGCTCGAGCCTCGGCCGTTCGTGTTTCCCCGCGACCACGGGGCACACCCGGAGTTTCGCACCGAGTGGTGGTACTACACCGGGGTTCTGAGGGAAACGTCGGGGAGGCTATACGGCTATCAGCTCACGTTCTTCCGCGTGGGGCTGGTACCGGAGCTCAAGGGACGCAGCTCGCGCTGGGCGACCCGGGATGTTCTCTTCGCTCACTTTGCGTTGACCGATGTCCGTGCGGGGCGCTTCCGCTACGCGGAGCGGACCGGACGGCCTGTGCTGGGGCTGGCCGGCTTTTCCACGTCCAGTCTGGATGTGTTCATCCGGGACTGGTCGGCCAGAATGGACGGACGGCGGATGAGGCTGAAGGCCTCTTTCGACGATGCCACCCTGGATGTGACGCTCACGCCGGAGCGCCCGCCTGTCCTGAACGGCGAACGTGGCCTGAGCAGGAAAGGGCCGGGCAAGGGCAACGCCAACTACTACTACTCCATTCCCCGTCTGAAGACCGTGGGCACACTTCGTCAGGGTGGCCGCGCCATCCGCCTGGCCGGAATGACCTGGATGGATCACGAATGGGGAACCAGCGAACTGGCCCCCAATCAGAAGGGCTGGGACTGGTTCTCGCTGCGCCTCTCAGACGGACGCGACCTGATGCTATACGTGCTGCGCGATGAGAAGGGCCGGCCCACATCGTACTCCAGCGGAATGCTGGTGGAGCCATCCGGCCAGACACGGCGCCTCGCGCCACGGGACTTCCGCATCCGCGCGCTCTCGTGGTGGACCAGCCCCCGCTCGAAGGGACGTTACCCGTCGGGCTGGGAGATTTCCATCCCGAAGGCAGATCTGAGTCTGCGCGTGGAGCCCCTGGTGAAGGATCAGGAGCTGATCACCACCGGCACCACCGGTGTGACGTACTGGGAAGGCATTGTGCGGGCCGGCGGTACCTCCCGCGGCCGTAGCGTCTCCGGGGAAGGGTATGTGGAGCTGACCGGCTACGCCCCCGGATCCCGCATAAGCCCCGGCTCCGGTCGGTGA